The Cryptococcus gattii WM276 chromosome K, complete sequence genome contains the following window.
AATACTCGCCCAGAGCGGAAGCTTTGTTCCTGCTGACTACGTGAAGATGGGAATCGTGGATCGAGTGTTCAGCAGAGTGGGAGCTAGAGATGATCTATGGAGGGATCGGAGCACTTTTATGCTTGAAATGGTTGAGTAAGTGTCGAGATTTGAGCCTGCCCCTGGAGCTTGTTGCTCATGGGTCGAAATAGAACTGCTGGGATCTTGCGCCATGCAACTGAAAAATCACTCGTTATCATGGATGAGTAAGTGATTCTTTGGATGATAATTGGATTTCCACTTACAGTGATGGTGGAGGATTGGGCGCGGTACTACATTACAGGCCGGTGTCTCCATAGCGTATGCCACACTTGACTATATCCTCAAGAACATCAAGTGCCGGACACTGTTTGCCACTCACTATCACGAACTCGGACAAATGCTAGGATACAATATAAAAAGGGCTGAAGGAGAGGTGGTaaagggaagaagtggaATTGCTTTCTGGTGCACGGATGTAGACGAGGCGGTAAGTGGCACCTCATCTTTGAACCCGGCTTGCCTCTGATATTAGGCAGAATGGCGCCTTTTCTTATTCTTACAAGCTACGACCAGGCATAAATTATAATTCCCATGCTATTGTAAGGCTAGCGATCTGGCTGGAAGAAAATTCTGTTGACGGACCTATTACAGAAAGCTGCCAGTATCGCCGGCATGCCAGAATCTTTTCTGCGTGTGGCCGAGTCGACGCTCGTATCCCTTCAATCAAAATCCATGTCTGTTTCATCGCCATCATCTCATTAGAATCTTTATCTATCTTATCATGTTTTGTCACGACTTGTAACGACTTCAAATTGTACATTAAGTAGATCATCAAATTTATAACACAGCATATCATCATAATCAGTACTAGGCCGATATCGGCCGCTAGATCATATACTATGCACCTCTTGCGGTCTATTATTCCTCGTTGTGAGAAACATTGTAGCAAATATCCCAACGTGCGTCCGTTGTCGCAAATTGCTGACTTTCAACAAAGGCACCCAGCTCGCATAGGCCATGTTCAGCGAAAGTAGATTGCTCACATGCAATATGGGCTATTGTCTGGACTTTGTCGCTATCCACCTGGTTAGCcacatcatcttccacttAATGTTTCATGCCAGGTATTGAACTCACTTGAGCAGAATCCTGACATATTTCGTGATACTTTTTTCTCCTCCTGCGGGAGTAGCTTCGGATCCAGGTTCCCAGTAGCCAGTGTCACAGGAGATCCTTTCAAAAATTAAGCGGGCACCAAATGGGACGATCTCAGAAAGAATGAACGTTCGTCGAGCAGGGACTTCAGTTGTCGTCAAAGGCCTAGGTTGCTAAAAGGAGCATGTCAGTAGAAAGGGGCATATCAGTATGGCATAGGGTCGACATGGCATAACAACCCACTTTGAGGATGCCTGCAGCCGCCATGACTTCTAACATTTCGTTATCATGCCCAAAATCCTGCCAACAACTAGTAAGCGGAGATGCTGGGAGGATAGCTGGATTTAAACGGTTGACATACAACAAAAAAACGTTCACCTCCTCTGGGGAAAGTACGCTCATCAGCGTCTAAGGTGCGATTCGTAGATGTGTTATCTTGAGGGGCAGAATCGGTCAGACGAGCAATGATTTCGTTAATGTAACCAGCCTGAAGCCATGTACTTCAATAAGTGATTTTTTCGATTCAATCTACAGCAACTTACACCCATTGTCGGCCCGTAGTCGCTCCCCTGTCCGACCTCATAGTATCTCTTCAAATCTTTTCCATGCCCCAACACTTCCCATTCATCCTTCGTGAACAGCCCGCACCATTTCGACCATCCTTTCCATTCCAAGCCCCTAGACTGGCTATCATAGCCACACATGTCTGCCAAACAGGCTACGTCGTCGGCATCGAGCTTAGGCCTGGGACAAAGGGCGTTGTTCAATCGATCAATGGCCGGTGAGAGTAAAGGCGAGAGATCTGATCGGGCTATGGACCCTGGTGAAGGGTCAAGACTCTCAAATGCAGGGCATGAATGCACAGATAGAGTATTGTTGAAAGCCTGAATAAAGCGGCATTAGTTATGTCACGTCTTGCCTCTCCAATGGAAAACAATTGTCATTTACCGATTTCTCGAGTATGATCACATCAACTTTCGGTAAGTAAGACTTCTTCTTGATGGCGAAACCGTGTTTTCGGAATCCCTACCCAAGATGTCAGCAGTCCGTAGGAACTTAAAATCTTCAAATTTTCCCAGCTCACTTCTAACCAGTACCCCGAGGTCTCAAGCACCCTTTCTCCTCCTGACGAGCGTGTGAAAACATCAACGGCCTTGCCTAGTAACGATTTATATGCAGTGGCTATGTGCACACCAGATCTCCATGCGCTGTGCAAATGAATCAGTCAGATATACGCTTAGCAGATCTTCACAATATGACTAACGCTTTTCTGCCTTGGTCCGTCAAACCGTCGAATTGCCAGTCATCCAATTGTAGGTCTGTCTTGTCGATGAAGGACAACTCGGGGTGATGACGAGGGACTGCGATTTCCCTCCTCTGAATTTTGCTCAAAGCTTCAAGCATACATTTCCCTGCATTGGTCGTGGGGTATCTTGAAGTGTGTCTATGAAGCTACATCAAGATATGGACTCTTTCAACATGATCCTTCGGCCATATCGATGAGATGATGTACTTACCAGAGTGACTTGATCAACTTCACAGCCTTTTGGTAAACGTTCTAGGCTTCTGTGATCAAGTTCCTTGTAAGGAGCATATGGGCCTTGATTTCTCCACCATATTTCCTGTATTTCATTTCTAACTCTCAACGCTCGGCAAAGGGGTTTGATATAACAATGTCCAAGAGGTGAGGCGTCCCAAGCTAGTAACGCCACAAGTGTGATTGATATGATTGGAGTTATTAGGAGAAGAAATAGCAATAGACGATGTCGCCGCTTTCCCCAGCGATATCGCTCAATGTATACCTTGGAGTTGTGAGATGAGCTTTGCACCTGTTGTAGTAGAGGTGTCGATGCGGTGGGCGTGTCGTTTGTGGTGATCATGATGAATGCGCGACTCTTGTGGGCTCACGATGCTTTATTAGCGGGGATGCATTTCCAAGGGAGGTGGGGGGGGAGGTTCTGATTTTGAAAcgcaaagaagaaggctgagCATTGCACACGGAAGAATGGAACGAAAGAAACGAAGGACGGACCGCGCGTCAAGAGCAAGCGGACTTTGGACGCAAATGACGGAAGGTGGAACTTTCTGCTAAATCCGCCCTATAATGCATTAACATGCATGCAGATCTGTCTCACTAAACGATACAATCTAAACAAACAACATATACAAAGGGTATCCCATGCAAGGTATGAGCGATATTGGTGTACACTATCACAGACGGCAGCTAGTCTTGTGAAGGACCCGAACCTAACGCAATAGACCAGCCGTTCCTTCCATTCTCCATACTTTTATTATACCGCTTCTATCAGCACTTACAATGCAGCTTGAGAAGGGGGTTTCTAATGTTCCAAGTTTACATATCGCGTCATAGTGGGGTTGGAGAGGTTGTCGTTCCTTGTCCCGAGTAGGTCCTTGCCCTTGGCGATGGACATTTGGAAGAGTGTAAAACATGGTTGGTGATGAACCTTCGGACAGTCGGCTAGTCGCAAATAGATCAGCTACAAATTAGTCGTCAAACTATTGCATAGGCTTACCGGAAGTTGACGTCCTTCTCTTTTTGAGATCCACAGATCACGAAGCCATCTTGAGCTTTGACTAGGTCCCAGTACCTCACTATCCTGTCCTCTCCAGCGGTAATCATCCATCCAGGTCCACCTCCTTCACCATTCTTGTCTGAGGATCCTAACTCTGGTACCGACATTAATATAGACTCTTCCGGCCTCCCCAAGCTGGTCCATCCCTGTCCGACCATAAGATCAAGTACGGCACTGGGCGGCGTGGGTAAAGGATTGGTCGCATCAAAGTCATCAGTTGGGATTAGAGAAGGCAGAGAGGGTGTCGAGCGAGCAAGCTCTGCGATAAGAGCGGCCTTGTTGGGGATAACTTCTACAGGTTCGGGAACAGTCTCGGAAGTTCGTCCAGATCTGCGGCCCCTTATTTCGTAAACTTCTACTAATTTAGAGCTTTCAATATCATACACTTCCACGATAGGCTTCGGAGGCTGCGGTTCCTCTGACTTGTCAGTAGAAGGGCCCATTTGGGCATATGGCCATGTCGGTGATACTGACACCATGATCCATCGACCACGGCCTCTTGACGGGTGGATACGACAGCTGGTGACACCTCCGCCGGCTTTCCAAGACTTGAGAAGTAACCCAAAACGCAGATCCCAGAGACTCAACACTCCGATTGAAGTACCTAGTACGAGCCAGTGGGTCGATAAACAGTAAGCGGTGATGATCCCAAGCTCTAGTGGATGCTGGAAACGTTGTTTGATTTCCATGCTTCTGATATCAAGAGTGGCGATGACAGACATAGATGTGAGTAAAAGCAGCGTCGAGTCTGCAAGTAATAAGATTAGCTCTGACGAATTTCATAGATATGAAAAGGAAAAACATACCTCGCAAATGCGACACAAACCTTACATGACCGTCAGACTCCTCGGTGTTCCAAGTCCTGATACACTCCACTTTTGAATACCTCGTATTACTCCCGCCACTACCTCCGCCCGTATGCACTCGCAAAACATGTACCTGACCGTCTTCACTCGCCACGGCCAGACAATATGTGTTCTCAATCCCACACATGGACACTATCGGTGCTTCCATTTTATACACGAGACGGGGTTTCGTAGTAACACTTCTCTCGAGACGGGCGGCATCCCAGATCAATATCTGACCATCTTCCGAAGATGAAGCGAAAAAGACACTATCGGGCGAAGTGATAATACCTGTGATCGCTCCT
Protein-coding sequences here:
- a CDS encoding Hypothetical protein (Similar to SGTC gene model, INSD accession EAL18165.1; CNBK1850), which gives rise to MITTNDTPTASTPLLQQVQSSSHNSKVYIERYRWGKRRHRLLLFLLLITPIISITLVALLAWDASPLGHCYIKPLCRALRVRNEIQEIWWRNQGPYAPYKELDHRSLERLPKGCEVDQVTLLHRHTSRYPTTNAGKCMLEALSKIQRREIAVPRHHPELSFIDKTDLQLDDWQFDGLTDQGRKAAWRSGVHIATAYKSLLGKAVDVFTRSSGGERVLETSGYWLEGFRKHGFAIKKKSYLPKVDVIILEKSAFNNTLSVHSCPAFESLDPSPGSIARSDLSPLLSPAIDRLNNALCPRPKLDADDVACLADMCGYDSQSRGLEWKGWSKWCGLFTKDEWEVLGHGKDLKRYYEVGQGSDYGPTMGAGYINEIIARLTDSAPQDNTSTNRTLDADERTFPRGGERFFVDFGHDNEMLEVMAAAGILKQPRPLTTTEVPARRTFILSEIVPFGARLIFERISCDTGYWEPGSEATPAGGEKSITKYVRILLNDKVQTIAHIACEQSTFAEHGLCELGAFVESQQFATTDARWDICYNVSHNEE